One stretch of Candidatus Aminicenantes bacterium DNA includes these proteins:
- a CDS encoding DUF1732 domain-containing protein, with amino-acid sequence MIMSMTGFAERSFDAPTMRLKIAIKSLNHRFFDWSYKGAAVGDVENRLRVLCQARLHRGRIEVVLDLHHPDPSSWDVTVNEGLMEKILGAVQRASAKLGRELQVTAESLLRIPQIMELRRKEFSPAEIEFLERSFLRTLEDVFKARRAEGRKTAAQLQVHVLNVRKAVQRLEKRVRSHPRLVRQKLRQKVREGNNQVSGSETRLAEEVAYLAQRYDVSEEIHRLKCHLEHALQLIRSTKGDPAGKMLDFLAQELTREANTLNSKSQDIDMTKEGLLIKGEVESIRQQVQNLE; translated from the coding sequence ATGATCATGAGCATGACCGGGTTCGCCGAGCGCAGCTTCGACGCCCCGACGATGCGGCTGAAGATCGCCATCAAGAGTCTCAACCACCGCTTCTTCGACTGGAGCTACAAGGGGGCCGCCGTGGGCGACGTGGAGAACCGGCTCCGGGTGCTCTGCCAGGCCCGCCTCCACCGCGGCCGCATCGAGGTTGTCCTCGACCTCCACCATCCCGACCCCTCGAGCTGGGACGTGACCGTCAACGAGGGCCTGATGGAGAAGATCCTGGGCGCCGTCCAACGGGCTTCCGCCAAGCTGGGGCGCGAGCTCCAAGTCACGGCCGAGAGCCTGCTGCGGATCCCCCAGATCATGGAGCTTCGCCGCAAGGAGTTCAGCCCGGCCGAGATCGAGTTCCTGGAGCGAAGCTTCCTGCGCACCCTGGAGGACGTCTTCAAGGCCCGCCGGGCCGAGGGTCGCAAGACCGCGGCCCAGCTCCAGGTCCATGTTCTCAACGTCCGTAAGGCCGTGCAGAGGCTGGAGAAGAGGGTCCGCAGCCACCCGCGGCTGGTCCGTCAGAAGCTCCGGCAGAAGGTCCGGGAGGGAAACAACCAGGTTTCCGGCTCCGAGACGCGGCTGGCCGAGGAAGTCGCTTATCTGGCCCAGCGTTACGACGTCAGCGAGGAGATCCACCGCCTCAAATGCCATCTTGAGCACGCCCTGCAGCTCATCCGCTCGACCAAAGGCGACCCGGCCGGCAAGATGCTGGACTTCCTGGCCCAGGAGCTCACCCGCGAGGCCAACACCCTGAACTCCAAGTCGCAGGACATCGACATGACCAAGGAAGGCCTGCTCATCAAAGGCGAGGTGGAGAGCATCCGCCAGCAGGTCCAGAACCTGGAATAG
- a CDS encoding ABC transporter ATP-binding protein yields the protein MFRLLKLTLRERKYVALAFLATLFVALFSSTFLALTQPIIDNMFMPKAQQVEQQQRMTQEHPGAAVARTRLLDVVWRTLGVAQDDIKRVLPWVVLFVLFGKSLFTFLSSFFMKAVGNRIVKTLRDRLYEHILYQSTSFFDTATTGDLMSRLTNDVDRIQQAVGTAMSDLVEETFVMIGILFLMLTIDWELALMSLVLTPLAVLPMAAFSKQLKKQGRRSQVKMAEIYGHIYETIAGHRIVKAFTMEPFELRKFLKASWRYFRINLKLAWISSLSSPFMEFVGGLVGAFILVIGSRRITSGHISAGDFGAFTLAIFSLFTPIKRLTRAQNTVVQATACLDRVEEILRMPRQVQDRPGAYPLPPIQGRVRYEAVRFSYQSDRPVLHDISFEVEPRQTVALVGFSGAGKTTIINLLARFYEPTAGRVMIDGIDIRDVTLASLRSQIGLVTQDIVLFNDTVRANIAYGLDDVAPERIVAAAEAAECHRFIVDLPKGYDTPIGERGGLLSVGQRQRLAIARALLKNPPILILDEATSSLDSESERLIQKALARIMKDRTTFVIAHRLSTIRNADIILVIEKGRIVEAGPHDKLLRKRGVYRMLYDLQFSQDEEIAP from the coding sequence ATGTTCCGACTCCTGAAGCTGACTCTCCGCGAGCGCAAATACGTCGCCCTGGCCTTCCTGGCCACCCTCTTCGTGGCGCTCTTCAGCTCCACGTTCCTCGCTCTCACTCAGCCCATCATCGACAATATGTTCATGCCCAAGGCCCAGCAGGTTGAACAACAGCAGCGGATGACGCAAGAGCACCCGGGGGCCGCGGTCGCCCGGACCCGGCTATTGGATGTCGTGTGGCGGACGCTGGGCGTTGCGCAGGACGATATCAAGCGGGTATTACCCTGGGTCGTTCTCTTCGTCCTCTTCGGCAAGAGCCTGTTCACCTTCCTGTCCTCGTTCTTCATGAAAGCGGTCGGCAACCGGATCGTCAAGACCCTGCGCGATCGGCTCTACGAACACATCCTCTATCAATCCACCTCTTTCTTCGATACTGCGACCACAGGCGACCTGATGTCCCGGCTGACCAACGACGTCGACCGCATCCAACAGGCGGTCGGAACGGCCATGAGCGATCTGGTCGAAGAGACCTTCGTCATGATCGGCATCCTGTTCTTGATGCTGACCATCGACTGGGAGCTGGCCCTGATGTCTCTCGTTCTGACTCCTTTGGCCGTCCTGCCCATGGCCGCCTTCAGCAAGCAGCTCAAGAAGCAGGGCCGCCGCAGCCAGGTCAAGATGGCCGAGATCTACGGCCACATCTACGAGACCATCGCCGGCCACCGCATCGTCAAGGCCTTCACCATGGAGCCGTTCGAGCTGCGCAAGTTCCTGAAGGCCTCCTGGCGCTACTTCCGGATCAACCTCAAGCTGGCCTGGATCTCCTCGCTGTCCTCGCCGTTCATGGAGTTCGTCGGCGGCCTGGTCGGCGCTTTCATCCTGGTCATCGGCTCGCGCCGGATCACCAGCGGCCACATCTCCGCCGGCGATTTCGGCGCCTTCACCTTGGCCATCTTCTCGCTATTCACCCCGATCAAGCGGCTGACTCGGGCCCAGAACACCGTCGTCCAGGCGACCGCCTGCCTGGACCGGGTGGAGGAAATCCTGCGGATGCCGAGGCAGGTGCAGGACCGGCCCGGCGCCTACCCCCTGCCGCCCATCCAGGGCCGGGTCCGCTACGAGGCCGTCCGCTTCTCCTACCAGTCCGACCGGCCCGTCCTGCACGACATCAGCTTCGAGGTCGAGCCGCGCCAGACCGTGGCGCTGGTCGGGTTCAGCGGCGCCGGCAAGACGACCATCATCAACCTGCTGGCCCGCTTTTACGAGCCGACCGCAGGCCGGGTGATGATCGACGGCATCGACATCCGCGACGTCACCCTGGCCTCGCTGCGGTCCCAGATCGGCCTGGTGACCCAGGACATCGTCCTCTTCAACGACACGGTCCGGGCCAACATCGCCTACGGGCTGGACGACGTGGCGCCCGAGCGGATCGTCGCCGCGGCCGAAGCGGCCGAGTGCCACCGCTTCATCGTCGACCTGCCGAAAGGCTACGACACCCCGATCGGCGAACGGGGCGGCCTGCTCTCGGTCGGCCAGCGGCAACGGCTGGCGATCGCCCGGGCTCTGCTCAAGAACCCGCCCATCCTGATCCTGGACGAGGCCACCAGCTCGCTTGATTCCGAGTCCGAGCGGCTGATCCAGAAGGCCCTGGCCCGGATCATGAAGGACCGCACCACCTTCGTCATCGCCCACCGCCTGTCCACCATCCGCAACGCCGACATCATCCTGGTCATCGAGAAGGGCCGCATCGTCGAGGCCGGCCCGCACGACAAGCTCCTCCGCAAGCGGGGAGTCTACCGGATGCTGTACGACCTGCAGTTCTCGCAGGACGAGGAGATCGCCCCATGA
- a CDS encoding Asd/ArgC dimerization domain-containing protein, with amino-acid sequence MAPQPKIKLALVGGDSLRGREFKEALARSSWQGVDIEFFDPEVQEEFGKLTDFRDEPRVVRSLKGEDLEGKDLVFSAAEKSQGPALRLLASKFKFRLYDLSEAFNDDPSVPLVVSGVNDRTLDRRKTKILANPNPATVILSHLFHLLEPAYGLAKAVTLVLQPVSAFDDPGIQELASQSAALLSGADPEKKVFKEQIAFNLLSHTEKPDPDGSCTVELQIAAEVKRVLDRPDLPLSLATIQAPVFHTYTLVSYIELVRDADLAGLEALFAGNPIFTMTPFREGCAASPLSVAGKDEIFVGRLKRETAVPRAFWVWLVADNLTRGSALNAVETARRFVGAKAR; translated from the coding sequence ATGGCACCACAACCCAAGATCAAGCTGGCCCTCGTCGGCGGCGACAGCCTTCGCGGGCGGGAATTCAAGGAAGCCCTGGCGCGCTCGTCGTGGCAGGGCGTCGATATCGAGTTCTTTGATCCGGAGGTCCAGGAGGAGTTCGGCAAGCTGACCGATTTCCGGGACGAGCCCCGGGTCGTGCGGTCTCTCAAAGGCGAAGACCTGGAGGGCAAGGACCTGGTCTTTAGCGCGGCCGAGAAGAGCCAAGGCCCGGCCCTTCGCCTCTTAGCCTCCAAATTCAAATTCCGGCTGTACGACCTGAGCGAAGCCTTCAACGACGATCCGTCCGTCCCCCTGGTCGTCTCCGGCGTCAACGACCGGACCTTGGACCGCCGCAAGACGAAGATCCTGGCCAACCCCAATCCGGCCACGGTCATCCTGTCCCACCTTTTTCATCTCCTCGAGCCCGCCTATGGGCTGGCCAAGGCGGTGACTCTCGTTCTGCAGCCGGTCTCGGCCTTCGACGACCCGGGAATCCAAGAGCTGGCCAGCCAGAGCGCCGCCCTGTTGAGCGGCGCCGATCCCGAGAAGAAAGTCTTCAAGGAGCAGATCGCCTTCAACCTCCTGTCCCACACCGAAAAGCCGGATCCGGACGGTTCATGCACCGTCGAGCTGCAGATCGCAGCTGAGGTCAAACGCGTTCTGGACCGGCCCGACCTGCCGCTGTCCTTGGCCACGATCCAGGCGCCGGTATTCCATACCTACACCCTGGTCAGCTACATCGAGCTTGTCCGGGACGCCGACTTGGCCGGCCTGGAAGCTCTCTTCGCCGGCAACCCGATCTTCACCATGACGCCTTTCCGGGAAGGCTGCGCCGCCTCGCCCTTGAGTGTGGCCGGCAAGGACGAGATCTTCGTCGGCCGGCTGAAGCGCGAAACGGCCGTGCCACGGGCTTTCTGGGTTTGGCTGGTGGCCGACAACCTAACCCGCGGCTCGGCCTTGAACGCGGTGGAGACGGCGCGCCGCTTCGTGGGGGCGAAAGCCCGCTAG
- the priA gene encoding primosomal protein N' — protein sequence MSLFADVVFALPLARAFTYAISEGLRGRVRPGSRVLVPFGPRTATGFVVRTHDQTPPAEAKAIFELVDADPIIPPDLLSLTDRLSRRYLSSQGEMLRTAVPPSLSRRATVRLQLTESGRAAAAAGALSPAEAGLASLLAVKGYSLAYLKKRLKTADAASVAARLVKKDWASEKAVAKAVKPSPPPPEPVASLQLGLDFRIDEAAAGAIRSLTADLAVPGFAPFLLVAPAARRMAALLAVCGEVLARGRSVLALFPEIGMSRAASAAFASRLGERVVMLHGGMSDRAREDARRRIVVESAVVVAGPRSSIFIPLPNLGLIVVDEESDESYYQTESPAYDARSGAWMRAEAAGARLVLAAEAPRVEAYERARRGGWLVEIAGPPPRPAEILDDRGTRGILARGVADRIAAADAAGRPVLVIGRRKGYASFLFCPRCGHVPACGRCGTALSLGGQPRRLTCRACGWQIPYSAACESCGARVVEPRGPGVEAVEEELRRLFPGLSVAGLDPDRVRTRAAREAILARFGAGRIGILVGSPLLAHQAELRPASLIVLLNPEGTLGLTDFRASARLYAEIRRPLRLLDEADPEAAAVIQTSWPDHFALRAAAAGDYRAFFEEEIFRRRSMGDPPFSALAEIILSAADGRTLGRAARDAAASLRASDRRLDVLGPSEIFLPAANKAKAIQIVVRAEDPDILDAAVGEALRDVRAKKLIVRAD from the coding sequence ATGAGCCTGTTCGCCGACGTCGTCTTCGCTCTGCCCCTGGCCCGGGCGTTCACTTATGCCATCTCCGAGGGGCTCCGCGGCCGCGTCCGTCCAGGATCGCGGGTCCTCGTCCCGTTCGGGCCGCGCACGGCCACGGGCTTTGTCGTCCGGACGCACGACCAGACGCCTCCGGCCGAGGCCAAGGCGATCTTCGAGCTGGTCGACGCTGACCCGATCATCCCGCCCGATCTCCTCAGCCTCACGGACCGATTGAGCCGGCGCTATTTGTCCTCGCAGGGCGAGATGCTGCGGACCGCGGTGCCTCCGTCGCTGTCGCGGCGGGCCACGGTCCGTCTCCAGCTGACGGAGTCCGGCCGGGCCGCCGCCGCGGCCGGCGCCCTGTCGCCCGCCGAAGCCGGCCTCGCGTCCCTGTTGGCGGTCAAGGGCTACAGCCTGGCTTACCTGAAAAAGCGTCTGAAAACGGCCGATGCGGCCTCCGTCGCCGCCCGCCTGGTGAAGAAAGACTGGGCTTCGGAGAAGGCCGTTGCCAAAGCCGTCAAGCCCTCGCCCCCTCCGCCCGAGCCGGTCGCCTCGCTCCAGCTGGGGCTCGATTTTCGGATCGACGAGGCCGCCGCCGGCGCCATCCGAAGCTTGACGGCCGACCTGGCCGTTCCCGGATTCGCCCCTTTCCTGCTCGTCGCGCCCGCCGCCCGCCGGATGGCCGCTCTTCTGGCCGTCTGCGGCGAGGTCCTGGCTCGCGGCCGGTCCGTGCTGGCTCTTTTCCCGGAGATCGGGATGAGCCGGGCGGCCTCGGCGGCTTTCGCCTCGCGGCTGGGGGAGCGGGTCGTGATGCTGCACGGGGGGATGAGCGATCGGGCCCGGGAGGATGCCCGGCGGCGGATCGTCGTGGAGAGCGCTGTCGTCGTGGCCGGCCCCCGCTCGTCCATCTTTATCCCGCTTCCGAACCTAGGGCTCATCGTCGTCGACGAGGAATCCGACGAGTCGTATTACCAGACCGAAAGTCCGGCCTACGACGCCCGGTCCGGAGCCTGGATGCGGGCCGAAGCCGCGGGCGCGCGCCTCGTCCTGGCCGCTGAAGCGCCCCGGGTCGAAGCCTATGAGCGGGCCCGGCGCGGCGGCTGGCTGGTCGAGATCGCGGGGCCGCCGCCCCGCCCGGCCGAAATCCTGGACGATCGCGGGACGCGCGGCATTCTGGCCCGCGGCGTCGCCGATCGGATCGCGGCCGCGGACGCCGCCGGCCGGCCCGTTCTGGTGATCGGCCGGCGCAAAGGCTATGCCTCGTTTCTCTTCTGCCCCCGCTGCGGCCATGTCCCGGCCTGCGGCCGCTGCGGTACGGCCCTAAGCCTCGGCGGCCAGCCGCGGCGGCTGACTTGCCGAGCCTGCGGATGGCAGATTCCCTATTCTGCGGCTTGCGAAAGCTGCGGCGCCCGGGTCGTCGAGCCGCGGGGGCCCGGTGTGGAGGCTGTGGAAGAGGAGCTTCGGCGCCTTTTCCCCGGCCTCTCGGTGGCCGGTTTGGATCCCGACCGGGTCCGCACCCGGGCCGCCCGGGAAGCGATCCTGGCCCGCTTCGGGGCCGGCCGGATCGGGATTTTGGTTGGTTCGCCGCTTTTGGCCCATCAGGCCGAGCTTCGGCCTGCGTCGCTCATTGTTCTGCTCAACCCCGAAGGAACGCTGGGGCTGACCGATTTCCGGGCCTCGGCCCGGCTCTATGCCGAAATCCGGCGGCCGCTCAGGCTCTTGGATGAGGCCGATCCCGAGGCGGCGGCCGTTATCCAGACTTCCTGGCCCGATCATTTCGCCTTGAGGGCGGCTGCGGCGGGGGACTATCGGGCGTTTTTCGAGGAAGAAATCTTCCGGCGGCGATCGATGGGGGACCCGCCTTTTTCGGCTTTGGCCGAGATCATCCTCTCGGCGGCCGACGGTCGGACCCTGGGCCGGGCGGCCCGGGATGCGGCGGCTTCCCTGCGGGCGTCCGATCGCCGGCTGGATGTGCTGGGCCCCTCCGAGATTTTCCTGCCCGCGGCCAATAAAGCTAAAGCCATTCAAATCGTCGTACGGGCGGAGGATCCGGATATCCTGGATGCGGCGGTGGGCGAAGCCCTTCGGGATGTCCGGGCAAAAAAGCTTATTGTCCGCGCCGATTAA
- the gmk gene encoding guanylate kinase — translation MVFVVTGPSGSGKSTILRHVLKDMRQVAFSVSHTTRPPRPSEQDGREYHFVSEAEFRRLINREAFAEWAVVHGHHYGTSKAEIRRLGRTSDVILDIDVQGARQIRERVPGAVFIFVMPPSLATLRKRLRERDEDDAATIGTRLRNAKSEIREAGRFDYIVVNDRLDRAVLELEAIVLSARCRAEIRRRLVRTVLAGRT, via the coding sequence ATGGTCTTCGTCGTCACCGGGCCCTCGGGCAGCGGCAAATCCACGATCCTCCGCCACGTCCTCAAGGACATGCGCCAAGTCGCCTTCTCGGTCTCGCATACAACCCGGCCGCCCCGACCCTCCGAGCAGGACGGTCGGGAGTACCATTTCGTCTCCGAAGCCGAATTCCGGCGGCTGATCAATCGGGAGGCCTTCGCCGAGTGGGCCGTCGTCCACGGCCACCATTACGGGACCTCCAAAGCCGAGATCCGCCGCCTGGGCCGGACCTCGGACGTCATCCTGGACATCGACGTTCAGGGCGCCCGCCAGATTCGGGAGCGAGTCCCCGGGGCCGTCTTCATCTTCGTCATGCCGCCCTCGCTGGCGACCCTTCGCAAGCGGCTGCGGGAACGGGATGAAGACGATGCGGCGACCATCGGGACGCGGCTTCGCAACGCCAAGTCCGAGATCCGCGAGGCCGGCCGGTTCGATTACATCGTCGTCAACGACCGGCTGGACCGGGCCGTGCTCGAGCTCGAGGCCATCGTCCTCAGCGCCCGCTGCCGGGCCGAAATCCGGCGGCGTCTGGTCCGAACCGTCCTGGCCGGACGGACCTGA
- a CDS encoding glycosyltransferase family 4 protein: protein MPPLRIAALLPHVDVYGGVRRYLELGNALAARGHRFVLYHPAGGPPAWLDFRAETRPFAALGEEPFDIGMCGEYSILPVFDKLPAARRFFYFVLEGHKAERAVARRRDLLFLGNSEGICRRLEKRYGIVVERAPGGVNPAIFHPVEATREGAEFRVLCYGRITRKRKGVPQVIRAVEGLARRGRRVRMIFFDTQVGQDRRDPRPLIRTDVPFDFHLNLPQERMAWLYAQADVFVSAERRAGWSNTCAEAMACRVPVVCTPSGTRDFAEDGRTALVVPRPSPRLLRRGIERLMRDPDLRAGLAGRGYDRILSFRWETLAERLEGIFRIAIDR from the coding sequence GTGCCGCCGCTTCGGATCGCCGCCCTCCTGCCTCACGTGGACGTCTACGGAGGCGTCCGCCGGTACCTCGAGCTGGGCAACGCCCTGGCCGCCCGCGGCCATCGCTTCGTGCTGTACCATCCGGCGGGCGGCCCGCCTGCCTGGCTGGACTTCCGAGCCGAGACGCGCCCCTTTGCGGCCCTGGGCGAAGAGCCGTTCGACATCGGCATGTGCGGCGAGTATTCCATCCTCCCGGTCTTCGACAAGCTTCCGGCCGCCCGCCGCTTCTTCTACTTCGTCCTGGAAGGCCACAAGGCCGAGCGGGCCGTGGCCCGCCGCCGCGACCTGCTTTTCCTGGGCAATTCCGAGGGGATTTGCCGGCGGCTGGAAAAAAGATACGGGATAGTGGTCGAGCGTGCCCCGGGCGGAGTCAATCCCGCGATCTTCCACCCCGTCGAAGCAACTAGAGAGGGCGCGGAGTTCCGGGTGCTCTGCTACGGCCGGATCACCAGGAAGCGCAAGGGCGTGCCCCAAGTCATCCGGGCGGTCGAAGGATTGGCCCGTCGCGGCAGGCGGGTTCGCATGATTTTCTTCGATACCCAGGTCGGGCAGGACCGGCGCGATCCTCGGCCCCTGATCCGGACGGACGTGCCGTTCGATTTCCACCTCAACCTGCCCCAAGAGCGGATGGCCTGGCTTTACGCCCAAGCCGACGTCTTTGTCAGCGCCGAGCGCCGGGCCGGATGGTCGAACACCTGCGCCGAGGCCATGGCCTGCCGCGTGCCGGTCGTGTGCACGCCCAGCGGAACACGCGATTTCGCCGAAGATGGCCGCACCGCTCTCGTCGTGCCTCGGCCTTCGCCGCGCCTTTTACGCCGCGGGATCGAGCGCCTGATGCGCGACCCGGATCTCCGGGCCGGATTGGCCGGCAGAGGATACGACCGCATCCTGTCTTTCCGCTGGGAGACATTGGCCGAGCGATTGGAAGGAATTTTCCGGATCGCGATAGATCGTTAA
- the pilQ gene encoding type IV pilus secretin PilQ, translating to MERTFVRLAAPAALLLTLLAAWAQSPPTVDAVVISASAVSTRIILQAGASVAPLASSYSAAVSPAELKFEFGPCRWPSLPGVPGGELLLQGLRVETRTNARTDLILIMAEKVPFRVYRDGTQTIIELEKIQRGGGEYAIGPDVEKALAAAVRTRIEVGPPAVTEKEDRLEIAARLGRPAVTNIFALDNPLRLVVDVFDAIYTGPTGKRVIERGGVENFKVGQFMAGEPYTITRLVFDLREAAMFSLADGADGLRIGFGASTTPAVVLPETAPAPKPTIGGDESAKVVTPPAPPETRTEAKAEPKPAPAQAPTKSDRYQALTIDNPEKKYSGALYSPKFKDADIRDVILWLGEEVGLNVIFDDEVKGTVTCSFNDVPWDQFLDYILKSKKLGKSLEGNVLRIAPMSTLSTEQAEEQKLVDAREQAGPLLTKTYTLSYAKAAEVEPLIKSKKSSRGEITVDQRTNTLLLVDTKDKLDLIEKLIEVLDTATPQVMIEARIVEASSNFVRNLGVQWGAKGVADPYYGNQTSLQFPNKINVNGALIPEGLVTKGIGGPLGGYAVNLPAPAFSSAVGFSFANVLDTLRLDVALTALESQGEGQIISSTKVTAINNKEAEVIQGRQIPVQTTANFTVTTQYINAALQLKATPQITADGSIIMALDIQNNAADFANLVNGIPPITTQSAKTQVMVADGGTTVIGGISRIEDSITRERVPFLHQIPILGALFKNFARTKQNRELLIFITPRIIK from the coding sequence ATGGAAAGGACTTTCGTTCGGCTCGCCGCTCCGGCGGCGCTTCTCCTGACGCTCCTGGCCGCCTGGGCCCAATCCCCTCCGACCGTCGATGCCGTCGTCATCTCCGCGTCCGCCGTCTCCACCCGCATCATCCTGCAGGCCGGCGCCTCCGTGGCGCCCCTGGCCTCTTCCTATTCCGCAGCCGTCTCGCCGGCCGAGCTGAAGTTCGAATTCGGACCCTGTCGCTGGCCCAGCCTGCCCGGCGTTCCCGGCGGCGAGCTTCTCCTACAGGGCCTGCGCGTCGAAACTCGGACCAACGCCCGCACGGACCTCATCCTGATCATGGCCGAAAAAGTTCCCTTCCGGGTCTACCGGGACGGGACGCAGACGATCATCGAGCTGGAGAAGATCCAGCGGGGCGGCGGCGAGTACGCGATCGGGCCCGACGTCGAGAAGGCCCTGGCCGCGGCGGTCCGGACCAGGATAGAAGTCGGCCCGCCTGCGGTAACCGAAAAGGAGGACCGGCTGGAGATCGCCGCCCGCCTGGGACGCCCCGCCGTGACCAACATCTTTGCCCTGGACAATCCCCTGCGGCTCGTCGTCGACGTCTTCGACGCGATCTACACCGGCCCGACCGGGAAGCGAGTGATCGAACGCGGTGGTGTGGAAAACTTCAAGGTCGGCCAGTTCATGGCCGGCGAACCCTACACCATCACCCGGCTGGTCTTCGATCTGCGGGAAGCCGCGATGTTCTCGCTGGCCGACGGGGCCGACGGGCTCCGGATCGGCTTCGGCGCATCGACGACTCCGGCCGTTGTTCTGCCCGAGACCGCGCCGGCGCCCAAGCCGACGATCGGCGGCGACGAGTCCGCCAAGGTCGTCACGCCCCCGGCCCCGCCCGAGACGCGGACCGAGGCCAAAGCCGAGCCCAAGCCGGCGCCGGCCCAGGCCCCGACAAAATCCGACCGATACCAGGCCCTGACGATCGACAACCCCGAGAAAAAATACTCGGGCGCTCTCTACAGCCCCAAGTTCAAGGACGCCGACATCCGCGACGTCATCCTCTGGCTGGGCGAGGAAGTCGGCCTCAACGTCATCTTCGACGATGAAGTCAAAGGCACGGTCACTTGCAGCTTCAATGACGTCCCCTGGGACCAGTTCCTGGACTACATCCTGAAGAGCAAGAAGCTGGGCAAATCCCTGGAGGGCAACGTTCTGCGCATCGCCCCGATGTCCACCCTCTCGACCGAGCAGGCCGAAGAGCAGAAGCTCGTGGACGCCCGGGAACAGGCCGGCCCGCTCCTGACCAAGACCTACACCCTGTCCTACGCCAAGGCGGCCGAGGTCGAGCCCCTGATCAAGAGCAAGAAGTCCTCCCGGGGCGAGATCACCGTCGACCAACGAACCAACACCCTGCTCCTGGTCGACACCAAGGACAAGCTGGACCTGATCGAGAAGCTCATCGAAGTCCTGGACACGGCGACCCCGCAGGTCATGATCGAGGCCCGCATCGTCGAGGCCTCGTCCAACTTCGTCCGCAATCTCGGCGTGCAATGGGGCGCCAAGGGTGTGGCCGATCCCTACTACGGCAACCAGACCTCGCTCCAGTTCCCCAACAAGATCAACGTCAACGGGGCTTTGATCCCCGAAGGCCTGGTGACCAAGGGCATCGGCGGGCCGCTGGGCGGTTACGCCGTGAACCTGCCGGCGCCGGCCTTCAGCTCGGCCGTCGGTTTTTCCTTCGCCAACGTCCTCGACACCCTGCGGCTGGACGTGGCCCTGACCGCTCTGGAGAGCCAGGGCGAGGGCCAGATCATTTCCAGCACCAAGGTGACGGCCATCAATAACAAGGAGGCCGAAGTCATCCAAGGCCGCCAGATACCCGTTCAGACCACGGCCAACTTCACGGTCACGACGCAGTACATCAACGCCGCCCTCCAGCTCAAGGCCACGCCGCAGATCACGGCCGACGGCTCGATCATCATGGCGCTCGACATCCAGAACAACGCCGCCGACTTCGCCAACCTGGTCAACGGCATCCCGCCGATCACGACCCAGAGCGCCAAGACCCAGGTCATGGTGGCGGACGGCGGGACGACCGTCATCGGGGGCATCTCCCGGATCGAGGACTCGATTACCCGGGAGCGGGTGCCGTTCCTGCACCAGATTCCCATCCTGGGAGCCTTGTTCAAGAACTTCGCCCGGACCAAACAGAACCGGGAGCTGCTGATCTTCATCACGCCCCGGATCATCAAGTAG
- a CDS encoding uracil-DNA glycosylase, whose protein sequence is MPRKSAKILDGLEVNLRFLKEIGVEEFDVPAKKKTVYAPYAPQGGADGAAKPGAAKSTAEFAVKSAPADPSVLEELRRTILACRLCGLAQGRTQAVPGEGDPRAELMFVGEGPGRDEDAQGRPFVGRAGQLLTRIIAAMGFDRSRVFIANIVKCRPPDNRVPHRDEVESCTPHLLRQIELIRPRIIVSLGKTATDFFLPDTTGGMTSIRGRFYDWRGIRIMPTFHPSYLIRNEGNKEIKKMVWDDMKLVMALLAEK, encoded by the coding sequence ATGCCGCGAAAAAGCGCTAAGATCCTGGACGGCCTCGAGGTCAACCTCCGATTCCTGAAGGAGATCGGAGTCGAGGAGTTCGACGTGCCTGCAAAAAAGAAGACGGTTTACGCACCGTATGCCCCGCAAGGCGGGGCCGACGGTGCCGCAAAGCCGGGCGCCGCCAAGTCCACCGCCGAGTTCGCCGTAAAATCCGCTCCGGCCGATCCTTCGGTTCTGGAGGAGCTCCGCCGGACGATTCTGGCCTGCCGGCTGTGCGGCCTGGCTCAAGGCCGGACCCAAGCCGTCCCGGGCGAAGGCGATCCTCGGGCCGAGCTGATGTTCGTGGGCGAGGGCCCCGGCCGGGACGAGGACGCCCAAGGCCGGCCGTTCGTGGGCCGGGCCGGCCAGCTTCTGACCAGGATCATCGCCGCCATGGGCTTTGACCGGAGCCGGGTCTTCATCGCCAACATCGTCAAGTGCCGGCCGCCCGACAACCGCGTGCCCCATCGGGACGAAGTGGAAAGCTGCACGCCTCATCTTCTCCGCCAGATCGAGCTCATTCGGCCCCGGATCATCGTCAGCCTGGGCAAGACGGCGACGGATTTCTTCCTGCCCGACACAACCGGCGGCATGACTTCCATCCGCGGCCGGTTCTACGATTGGCGGGGAATCCGGATCATGCCCACCTTCCATCCTTCGTACCTCATCCGCAACGAGGGCAACAAAGAGATCAAGAAGATGGTCTGGGACGACATGAAGCTGGTCATGGCGCTCCTGGCCGAAAAATGA
- a CDS encoding DUF465 domain-containing protein, translating to MDEQRIKEQLLVSNPEFRRLHDEHRRHESRLVEMAAKPFLNPDELVHEKELKKLKLVLKDKMALMISAYGKSL from the coding sequence ATGGACGAACAGCGGATAAAGGAACAGCTTTTAGTCTCGAATCCCGAATTCCGCCGGCTCCATGACGAGCACCGGCGGCACGAATCGCGGCTGGTTGAGATGGCCGCCAAGCCGTTCCTCAACCCGGACGAGCTGGTTCACGAAAAGGAGCTGAAGAAGCTCAAGCTCGTCCTGAAGGACAAAATGGCCCTTATGATCTCCGCATACGGGAAGTCCCTTTAA